A region of Butyricicoccus intestinisimiae DNA encodes the following proteins:
- a CDS encoding helix-turn-helix domain-containing protein, protein MKSVDPGILPQSHCSTFQPSEFARKNLIYMTWCGHYYCTGQYYMDRDSYPEALLLFVRNGEMDVKYNNKAYTIHKGDVLLLDCVNPHYYRSHDGTEFVYIHFDGGNSHALVDYVIELNGGPVFRQDENMEIGKELYETALIHEKGTVQPPLYISTWITQLLYKLSLSAVPPIEENAPISEAIRYILAHVGDPITLDDLSQLTNFSPYYLSHLFKKQTGYSPSEYIINTRLEKAQRLLTHSRKSVAEIAYEVGYGSASSFINVFTRKVGCTPKTYRTQQQSGNVLASNDIEIF, encoded by the coding sequence ATGAAAAGTGTTGATCCAGGCATTCTCCCGCAGTCCCATTGCTCGACGTTTCAGCCGTCTGAGTTCGCACGGAAGAACCTGATTTATATGACTTGGTGCGGGCATTACTACTGTACCGGACAATATTACATGGATCGGGATAGCTATCCGGAAGCACTGCTTCTGTTCGTGCGAAACGGCGAGATGGATGTCAAATACAACAACAAGGCGTATACCATTCACAAGGGTGATGTCCTTCTGCTCGACTGCGTCAATCCGCACTACTACCGTTCTCACGACGGAACCGAATTCGTTTACATTCACTTTGACGGCGGCAATTCTCACGCGCTCGTCGACTATGTGATAGAATTAAACGGCGGTCCGGTATTCCGTCAGGACGAAAATATGGAGATCGGCAAGGAATTATATGAAACTGCGCTCATACACGAAAAAGGCACAGTACAGCCGCCTTTATATATTTCTACATGGATTACGCAACTTTTATACAAGCTTTCCCTGTCTGCGGTGCCGCCAATCGAAGAAAACGCGCCCATCAGTGAAGCCATTCGTTATATTCTCGCGCATGTCGGAGACCCCATCACGCTAGACGATCTGTCTCAACTGACAAACTTCAGTCCGTACTATCTATCGCATCTGTTCAAGAAGCAAACTGGCTACTCCCCCTCCGAGTACATCATCAACACGCGTCTGGAAAAAGCACAGCGCCTGCTGACGCACAGCCGAAAATCCGTGGCAGAAATCGCGTACGAAGTCGGCTACGGCTCCGCGAGCAGCTTTATCAACGTGTTCACGCGAAAAGTCGGCTGCACGCCGAAAACCTACCGCACGCAGCAGCAGAGCGGCAACGTACTCGCCAGCAACGACATCGAAATTTTCTAA
- a CDS encoding sugar ABC transporter substrate-binding protein: MKLKRTMAILMAGVTCAGALAGCGGSGSKDTGSAASNSGGLTELTFVMASRDEFMSSIEEAMVAEAEPLGYKIVSQDAQNDSSKQIQYIETAVNGGAEAVICLPVDADGTQSLIDAVGEKNLVFVNRPPTNYSELAADNVTYVGSNEDTSGYYQGEYLANYFKQKGQKEVKYLMIQGTLGQVSTTKRSEGVIKALKDNGINPVEASAPVVADYDRPTAQEMIQPLLTSGKEFDCIIANNDAMALGAIEACKDAGVEINFPIVGIDCTADGAKAVQDGDMAMTVFQNPVGQGKGAVIAADNMINGKKLGTGMEELGALDTSGKDYSDSIFWIPFEPVTKDNVADYM; the protein is encoded by the coding sequence ATGAAACTGAAGCGAACAATGGCGATTTTGATGGCAGGTGTGACATGTGCCGGCGCGCTGGCAGGCTGCGGCGGTTCCGGTTCGAAGGATACCGGTTCGGCTGCTTCCAACAGCGGCGGTCTGACGGAACTGACATTCGTTATGGCGTCCCGCGATGAGTTTATGTCGTCGATTGAAGAAGCAATGGTAGCGGAAGCAGAACCGCTCGGCTATAAGATTGTATCGCAGGACGCGCAGAACGACTCGTCCAAGCAGATCCAGTACATCGAAACCGCAGTAAATGGCGGCGCGGAAGCGGTTATCTGTTTGCCGGTTGACGCAGACGGCACGCAGTCTTTGATTGATGCAGTGGGCGAAAAGAACCTTGTGTTTGTAAACCGTCCGCCTACGAATTATTCCGAATTGGCAGCGGACAATGTAACCTATGTTGGTTCCAATGAGGACACCTCCGGTTACTATCAGGGCGAATATCTGGCAAACTACTTCAAGCAGAAGGGTCAGAAGGAAGTGAAGTACCTGATGATTCAGGGCACACTGGGTCAGGTTTCTACCACCAAGCGTTCGGAAGGCGTTATCAAGGCGCTCAAGGACAATGGCATCAATCCGGTAGAGGCTTCCGCTCCGGTTGTTGCGGACTATGACCGTCCGACTGCACAGGAAATGATTCAGCCGCTGCTGACTTCCGGCAAGGAATTTGATTGCATCATTGCGAACAATGACGCCATGGCACTGGGTGCAATAGAAGCGTGCAAGGATGCCGGTGTGGAAATCAACTTCCCGATCGTTGGTATCGACTGCACGGCTGACGGCGCAAAGGCTGTTCAGGACGGAGATATGGCTATGACCGTATTCCAGAATCCGGTAGGACAGGGCAAGGGCGCGGTCATTGCTGCGGACAACATGATTAACGGCAAGAAGCTGGGCACTGGTATGGAAGAACTCGGTGCACTGGATACTTCCGGCAAGGATTACAGCGATTCGATTTTCTGGATTCCGTTTGAGCCGGTAACCAAGGACAACGTAGCTGATTACATGTAA
- the spoVAE gene encoding stage V sporulation protein AE — translation MQYFYAFITGGTICALSQILIDKTRLTPARILTSYVVLGVVLTAIGIYEPFKQWAGAGATVPLLGFGCTLAEGVRQAVAQQGLLGAFTGGVRAAAGGISAAVFFGLCTAILFQPADKS, via the coding sequence TTGCAATATTTCTATGCGTTTATAACAGGAGGGACTATCTGCGCGCTGAGCCAGATTTTGATTGACAAGACCCGATTGACACCGGCGCGTATTTTGACTTCTTATGTGGTGCTCGGTGTGGTTCTGACCGCGATAGGGATATATGAGCCGTTCAAGCAGTGGGCGGGTGCAGGCGCGACTGTGCCTCTGCTGGGATTCGGCTGCACGTTGGCGGAAGGTGTCAGACAGGCGGTGGCGCAGCAGGGCTTGCTCGGCGCATTTACCGGCGGTGTTCGAGCGGCGGCAGGGGGCATTTCTGCTGCCGTGTTTTTCGGCCTGTGCACCGCAATTTTGTTTCAGCCGGCGGATAAAAGCTGA
- the spoVAD gene encoding stage V sporulation protein AD — protein sequence MIGKRMGVSTIAFEQPPMLSAWAAVGGKKEQEGPLGAQFDQLFPDTMCGEATWEKAEMHMQQVAVRLAANKCGLPVLALDLMIAGDLLGQCVASSYAARSTQVPYLGVYGACSTMIEGLLLAGCMIDGGYAQRVCAAASSHFCTAERQYRFPLAYGGQRTPTAQWTATAAGACILSHADVQASVHLTHACFGKICDLGVTDANNMGAAMAPAAYNTIRTLLSDTGTHPGDYDVIYTGDLGRVGSRLLCTMAQDDSIVLADKHQDCGILLFSEKQDVHAGGSGCGCVASVLCAHILPKLAAGELRRVIVAATGALMSPTSVQQGESIPGICHAAVLEHVGKGES from the coding sequence ATGATAGGAAAACGAATGGGAGTGAGCACGATTGCCTTTGAACAGCCGCCGATGCTGTCCGCGTGGGCAGCTGTCGGCGGAAAAAAAGAGCAGGAAGGGCCGCTTGGCGCACAGTTTGACCAACTGTTTCCGGATACCATGTGCGGAGAAGCGACATGGGAGAAGGCAGAAATGCATATGCAGCAGGTTGCTGTGCGGCTGGCGGCGAACAAATGCGGTCTGCCGGTTTTGGCACTGGATTTGATGATTGCGGGCGATTTGCTCGGTCAGTGTGTTGCATCCAGCTATGCGGCGCGCAGCACACAGGTGCCATATCTCGGCGTGTACGGTGCGTGTTCGACAATGATAGAAGGGCTGCTGCTGGCAGGCTGTATGATTGACGGCGGCTATGCCCAGCGCGTGTGTGCGGCGGCATCCTCGCATTTTTGTACGGCGGAACGGCAGTACCGCTTTCCGCTCGCCTATGGCGGACAGCGCACGCCGACTGCCCAATGGACGGCAACGGCGGCGGGCGCCTGTATTTTAAGCCATGCAGACGTACAGGCGTCCGTGCACCTGACGCATGCCTGCTTTGGGAAAATTTGCGATTTGGGTGTGACCGATGCCAATAACATGGGCGCGGCTATGGCACCGGCGGCATATAACACCATTCGCACGCTGCTCAGTGATACGGGCACGCATCCGGGGGACTATGATGTCATTTATACCGGTGATTTGGGGCGCGTCGGTTCGCGGCTGCTGTGCACGATGGCGCAGGACGACAGCATTGTGCTGGCGGACAAGCATCAGGACTGCGGGATTCTGCTGTTTTCGGAGAAACAGGATGTCCATGCGGGAGGCTCGGGCTGCGGCTGTGTGGCATCCGTGTTGTGCGCGCATATTTTGCCGAAATTGGCGGCGGGAGAGCTGCGGCGCGTGATTGTCGCGGCGACTGGAGCGCTGATGAGCCCGACCAGCGTACAGCAGGGAGAGAGCATTCCCGGCATCTGCCATGCTGCTGTATTGGAACACGTGGGAAAGGGTGAGTCCTAA
- the spoVAC gene encoding stage V sporulation protein AC, with translation MQPTPEQYNQMIQRSCKKSPLGKNMLWAFAVGGGICALGQGILVFWQMAGLDESDAGTAVSITLIALSALLTGLHVYEKLAKHAGAGTLVPITGFSNSVAAPALEFKSEGLVLGTAAKMFTIAGPVLVYGISASIVYGVVLAIFGGA, from the coding sequence ATGCAGCCGACACCGGAACAGTACAACCAAATGATACAGCGCAGCTGCAAAAAATCACCGCTTGGAAAGAATATGCTGTGGGCGTTTGCCGTCGGCGGCGGCATCTGTGCGTTGGGACAGGGCATTCTTGTTTTTTGGCAAATGGCGGGACTGGATGAAAGCGACGCAGGCACAGCCGTATCTATCACACTCATTGCGCTGTCTGCCCTGCTTACCGGACTGCATGTGTATGAAAAGCTCGCCAAACATGCGGGAGCGGGAACCTTGGTGCCGATTACAGGATTTAGCAATTCCGTTGCAGCGCCGGCGCTGGAATTTAAAAGTGAGGGCTTGGTGCTCGGCACGGCGGCAAAGATGTTTACCATCGCCGGACCGGTGCTCGTGTACGGCATCAGTGCGTCTATCGTGTATGGCGTTGTGCTGGCAATATTCGGCGGTGCGTGA
- the glgA gene encoding glycogen synthase GlgA — MKNILFAASECVPFVKTGGLADVVGALPKSLDKDKYDVRVVIPDYTSIPQKYRSRFSYLDSFYMDLGELGNFYVGIMTCEFDGIRYYYIDNEHFFQGERLYSDILWDIQKFSFFSKAVLSMLPVIGFRPDIIHCHDWQTALIPVFLHEMFQDNPFFRGIRTIMTVHNLKFQGVWDIQTMRRFTGLPGHVFTLGRMEFHRDANMLKGGLVYADRITTVSNTYANEIRMPYYGEGLDGLLNARSDSLWGIVNGIDYDLYNPATDKMIAENYDETTFEEGKKACKLAIQRELGMPEDPDVMMIAMITRLTDQKGLDLVEWVMERLLTSRVQLVIIGTGDPRYENLFRYYEWTRKGQVSANILFNETRAHRVYAAADAMLMPSRFEPCGLTQLISLRYGTVPIVRETGGLRDTVQPYNRFEQTGTGFSFANYNADEMLNTIFYAEQVFYDEPDAWKAMVERGMTKDYSWTASAKIYEELYDSLL, encoded by the coding sequence ATGAAGAATATATTGTTTGCAGCATCGGAGTGCGTGCCGTTTGTCAAGACGGGCGGCTTGGCGGATGTTGTCGGAGCGCTTCCGAAGTCTTTGGATAAAGACAAATACGATGTGCGCGTAGTCATTCCGGATTACACCAGCATTCCGCAGAAGTATCGCAGCAGATTTTCCTATCTCGACAGCTTCTACATGGATTTGGGAGAACTGGGAAATTTCTATGTCGGTATCATGACCTGTGAGTTTGACGGCATTCGCTATTATTACATCGACAATGAACATTTCTTCCAGGGAGAGCGGCTGTACAGCGATATTCTGTGGGACATTCAGAAATTCAGCTTTTTCTCCAAGGCTGTGCTGTCTATGCTGCCGGTCATTGGATTCCGTCCGGATATTATCCACTGCCACGACTGGCAGACGGCGCTGATTCCGGTATTCCTGCATGAAATGTTCCAGGATAACCCGTTCTTCCGCGGCATCCGCACGATTATGACCGTGCACAATCTGAAATTCCAAGGCGTTTGGGATATTCAGACCATGCGGCGCTTTACCGGCCTGCCGGGACATGTATTTACACTGGGACGCATGGAGTTCCATCGGGATGCAAACATGCTCAAGGGCGGCTTGGTATACGCAGACCGCATTACCACGGTCAGCAACACTTATGCGAATGAGATTCGCATGCCGTATTATGGCGAAGGTCTGGACGGTCTGCTCAATGCCCGCTCAGATTCGCTGTGGGGCATTGTAAACGGCATTGATTATGATTTGTACAACCCTGCAACCGACAAAATGATTGCGGAAAACTACGACGAAACCACCTTTGAGGAGGGCAAAAAGGCATGTAAATTGGCGATTCAGCGCGAGCTGGGCATGCCGGAAGATCCGGATGTCATGATGATCGCCATGATTACCCGCCTGACCGATCAGAAGGGCTTGGATCTTGTCGAATGGGTCATGGAACGGTTGCTGACCTCTCGCGTACAGCTGGTAATCATCGGCACAGGCGATCCGCGCTATGAAAATCTGTTCCGCTACTATGAGTGGACGAGAAAGGGACAGGTATCCGCGAACATTCTGTTCAATGAAACACGCGCACACCGCGTGTATGCGGCAGCGGATGCGATGCTGATGCCGTCGCGGTTTGAGCCGTGCGGTTTGACACAGCTCATTTCTCTGCGTTACGGCACGGTTCCGATTGTGCGGGAAACCGGCGGTCTGCGCGACACGGTACAGCCGTACAATCGGTTTGAACAGACAGGCACCGGTTTCTCGTTTGCAAACTACAATGCGGATGAGATGCTCAATACCATTTTCTATGCGGAACAGGTATTCTATGACGAACCGGATGCTTGGAAGGCGATGGTAGAGCGCGGTATGACAAAGGATTACTCGTGGACGGCGTCCGCGAAAATCTACGAAGAATTGTACGATTCTCTGCTGTAA
- a CDS encoding zinc ribbon domain-containing protein, whose protein sequence is MYCIRCGKQLADGTKYCIYCGAPTAAPKKDEHVSTEDDFTIAVPKGYVQSDASGMDATQHISFGKDFVPDPAEEYMPEGLQDEIGQVIDEELGEREQAEHEYTRAVSREDLARAMEQARPDEDSELQQYVQDVMTSEHTRPAERETAAPEQPEIEDETKVFAADIQEILAQREQAPKQEPAVQPQEDKQDTDELLKQYVQEVMAESGREMPPEADEIEDEGYTRAIAREDIHQAMHAYAQQPTRIISKEEIQEAKQAEPEPDETEQTSQSVREPDETEQTSQPVQEAENAQPIESEAYTQVLAKEDIKQAIEQQQTQHKVDESVFEDAVEQQPVEVESIPDIPIPTDFVATEQVEQPPMEKPPRRNRIKRKADLEDEDDGPEQLISGRGIAAVVVIVILLFALAVGACVMALNSGGAADTGSGSGDVGFSYGQSDSEAKG, encoded by the coding sequence ATGTATTGCATCCGATGCGGAAAACAGCTGGCAGACGGAACCAAGTACTGTATTTATTGCGGTGCACCGACTGCGGCGCCGAAAAAAGACGAACATGTTTCGACGGAGGATGATTTTACCATCGCCGTTCCAAAGGGGTATGTACAGAGCGACGCAAGCGGTATGGATGCAACACAGCACATTTCGTTTGGAAAGGATTTTGTTCCGGATCCGGCAGAAGAGTACATGCCAGAGGGATTGCAGGATGAAATCGGTCAGGTGATTGACGAGGAATTGGGAGAGCGGGAACAGGCAGAGCACGAGTACACCCGCGCCGTCTCGCGAGAGGATCTTGCGCGTGCGATGGAACAGGCACGACCGGACGAGGATTCAGAGCTGCAGCAGTATGTGCAGGACGTCATGACCAGTGAGCATACACGGCCGGCGGAGCGGGAGACCGCAGCACCGGAACAGCCGGAGATCGAAGACGAGACGAAGGTATTTGCGGCGGATATTCAGGAAATATTGGCGCAGCGGGAACAGGCACCGAAACAGGAACCGGCGGTACAGCCGCAAGAAGACAAGCAGGATACCGACGAGCTGCTGAAACAATATGTGCAGGAAGTTATGGCGGAGAGCGGCCGCGAGATGCCGCCGGAAGCGGATGAAATCGAAGATGAAGGGTATACGCGCGCGATTGCCCGCGAGGACATTCATCAGGCGATGCATGCCTATGCGCAGCAGCCGACGCGCATCATCTCGAAGGAAGAAATACAGGAGGCAAAGCAGGCTGAGCCGGAACCGGATGAAACGGAGCAGACAAGCCAGTCCGTTCGAGAACCGGATGAAACGGAGCAGACAAGCCAGCCTGTCCAAGAGGCGGAGAACGCACAGCCGATAGAGAGCGAAGCATACACGCAGGTTTTGGCGAAGGAAGACATCAAACAGGCAATCGAACAGCAACAGACGCAGCACAAAGTGGACGAGTCGGTCTTTGAGGATGCTGTGGAACAACAGCCGGTAGAGGTGGAAAGCATTCCGGATATTCCGATTCCGACGGATTTTGTCGCAACGGAGCAGGTAGAACAGCCGCCGATGGAGAAGCCGCCGAGACGCAACCGCATCAAACGGAAGGCGGATTTGGAAGACGAGGATGACGGTCCGGAGCAGCTGATCAGCGGCCGCGGCATTGCGGCGGTTGTCGTGATTGTTATTTTGCTGTTTGCGTTGGCGGTAGGCGCCTGTGTGATGGCGCTCAACAGCGGCGGCGCGGCAGATACCGGCTCCGGCAGCGGTGATGTGGGATTTTCCTACGGACAGTCAGACAGCGAGGCAAAGGGCTGA